A stretch of Paludisphaera borealis DNA encodes these proteins:
- a CDS encoding HNH endonuclease: protein MGVSVLQRPTLVLNRHWQPVHVATVARSLVLLWNQAAHVVDPDDFQLYSWADWAKLTPRDDELFIRTVRFRMRVPEVLTLTRHDRPRFNTVTFSRRNLFKRDHATCQYCGTKPGTEELTIDHVVPRAQSGQTTWENCVLACVACNSKKANRTPDQAAMKLRRAPFRPAWKPLYDASTVRIASWSRFLSDAYWNVPLLDAD from the coding sequence ATGGGGGTAAGCGTACTACAACGGCCCACGCTGGTGCTCAATCGCCACTGGCAACCCGTGCACGTCGCCACGGTCGCTCGGTCGTTGGTCCTACTTTGGAACCAGGCCGCCCACGTCGTCGATCCCGACGACTTTCAGCTCTATTCCTGGGCCGACTGGGCGAAGCTGACGCCACGCGACGACGAGCTGTTCATCCGCACTGTGCGGTTCCGCATGCGGGTGCCCGAAGTGCTGACCCTGACGCGCCACGACCGTCCCCGGTTCAACACCGTGACGTTCAGCCGGCGCAACCTGTTCAAGCGCGATCATGCGACCTGTCAGTATTGCGGAACGAAGCCCGGAACCGAGGAGTTGACGATCGACCACGTCGTCCCGCGCGCCCAGAGCGGGCAGACGACCTGGGAGAACTGCGTTCTGGCGTGCGTCGCCTGCAACTCGAAGAAGGCGAACCGCACGCCCGACCAAGCCGCGATGAAGCTCCGCCGCGCCCCGTTCCGCCCGGCCTGGAAGCCGCTGTACGACGCCTCGACGGTCCGGATCGCAAGCTGGTCGCGGTTCCTGAGCGACGCCTACTGGAACGTCCCGCTGCTCGACGCCGATTGA
- a CDS encoding competence/damage-inducible protein A has product MALKAEIISIGSELVSGQSLDTNSQWLSRELGSLGIPTAFHTTIGDDLDDNVGVFRTAAERADLVLTTGGLGPTQDDLTRDALALAANVGLREDPESLAAIAAMFARRHRTMSERNKVQALFPEGADPLPNAIGTAPGIWMGLGRATFACMPGVPSEMRLMFQEQVIPRLRLRHWIERIIVHRKISLFGRGESDIEAEALDLTARGHVPEVGITVHDATISFRIRGEGLTPEAAWSQTEETADLIRSRFGPLVLGEGTTDVADALVAELTRTGASLATAESCTGGLVAHLITAIPNVSPFYPGGVVSYSNQAKTNFLDVPAELIQAHGAVSPEVAVAMAQGALRRFGADVAVSTTGVAGPGGGSPEKPVGLVYLGLATRDHAEARRLEIGPEQPRDVIQSRSSKQALNWVRLTLQAWPDKAGSDAGSR; this is encoded by the coding sequence ATGGCGCTCAAGGCCGAGATCATCTCGATCGGCAGCGAACTGGTCAGCGGGCAGAGCCTCGACACCAACAGCCAGTGGCTGAGCCGCGAGCTGGGCTCGCTGGGGATTCCCACGGCGTTCCACACCACCATCGGCGACGATCTCGACGACAACGTCGGCGTGTTCCGGACCGCCGCCGAGCGGGCCGACCTGGTGCTGACGACCGGCGGCCTGGGCCCGACGCAGGACGACCTGACGCGCGACGCGTTGGCCCTCGCGGCGAACGTCGGGCTCCGCGAAGACCCCGAATCACTCGCCGCGATCGCCGCGATGTTCGCCCGCCGTCATCGGACGATGAGCGAGCGGAACAAGGTGCAAGCGCTCTTCCCCGAGGGCGCCGACCCGCTGCCGAACGCGATCGGCACCGCGCCGGGGATCTGGATGGGCCTCGGTCGGGCGACGTTCGCCTGCATGCCGGGGGTCCCTTCCGAGATGCGGCTGATGTTCCAGGAGCAGGTGATCCCCCGGCTTCGGCTCCGCCACTGGATCGAGCGGATCATCGTTCATCGCAAGATCTCGCTGTTCGGACGCGGCGAGTCGGACATTGAGGCCGAGGCGCTCGACCTGACCGCGCGCGGCCACGTGCCGGAAGTCGGCATCACGGTCCACGACGCCACGATCAGCTTCCGGATTCGCGGCGAGGGCCTCACGCCCGAGGCGGCCTGGAGCCAGACTGAAGAGACCGCCGACCTGATCCGCAGTCGGTTCGGCCCGCTGGTGCTCGGCGAGGGGACGACCGACGTCGCCGACGCCCTCGTCGCCGAGTTGACGCGCACGGGCGCTTCGCTGGCCACGGCCGAGTCGTGCACCGGCGGACTCGTCGCCCACTTGATCACCGCGATCCCCAACGTCAGCCCGTTTTATCCCGGAGGCGTCGTCAGCTACTCCAACCAGGCCAAGACGAACTTCCTGGACGTGCCGGCCGAACTGATCCAGGCCCACGGCGCGGTGAGCCCCGAAGTCGCCGTGGCGATGGCCCAGGGCGCGCTCCGACGGTTCGGCGCGGACGTCGCCGTGAGCACGACGGGCGTCGCCGGGCCAGGGGGGGGAAGCCCCGAGAAGCCCGTCGGCCTCGTCTATCTCGGCCTGGCGACGCGCGATCACGCCGAAGCGCGCCGCCTCGAAATCGGCCCCGAACAGCCCCGCGACGTCATCCAGAGCCGGTCGTCCAAGCAAGCCCTCAATTGGGTCCGGCTGACCCTGCAAGCCTGGCCAGACAAGGCCGGGAGCGACGCCGGCTCACGGTGA
- a CDS encoding RsmE family RNA methyltransferase: MSNRFYCPTPSREGKFRLDAEESRHLLRVCRHTVGDRVELFDGAGLSYVARVVECGKDAAWLEPEGPPTSDPAPPCLIEIGTAVPKGDRFDWLVEKAVELGVARLAPLITERSVVDPRGSKLDRLRKTVVEASKQSGRSRLMDIDAPTNLRAFLERSDGLKLLADPAGVSPEGWPAIVRGAVVRLAVGPEGGFTEAERALAVSLGWRPIRLGPNILRIETAVLAGAAAILARCEPGDDQPVH, encoded by the coding sequence GTGTCCAACCGTTTTTACTGTCCGACGCCGTCGCGCGAGGGGAAATTCCGGCTCGACGCCGAGGAATCGCGGCACCTGCTGCGGGTCTGCCGGCACACGGTCGGCGATCGGGTCGAGCTGTTCGACGGCGCGGGCCTGTCGTACGTCGCCCGCGTGGTCGAGTGCGGGAAAGACGCGGCCTGGCTCGAACCTGAAGGCCCGCCGACGTCCGATCCCGCGCCCCCTTGCTTGATCGAGATCGGAACGGCCGTACCCAAGGGCGATCGCTTCGACTGGCTGGTTGAGAAGGCCGTCGAGCTGGGAGTCGCCCGGCTCGCGCCGCTGATCACCGAGCGGTCGGTGGTCGATCCGCGCGGATCGAAGCTCGACCGGCTGCGGAAGACGGTCGTCGAGGCTTCGAAGCAGTCGGGCCGGAGCCGGCTCATGGACATCGACGCTCCCACGAATCTGAGGGCGTTCCTCGAACGGTCCGACGGCCTGAAGCTTCTGGCCGACCCGGCGGGCGTCTCGCCCGAGGGCTGGCCGGCGATCGTCCGGGGCGCGGTCGTTCGGCTCGCCGTCGGGCCCGAGGGGGGCTTCACGGAAGCCGAACGCGCGCTGGCCGTGTCGCTGGGCTGGCGTCCGATCCGCCTGGGGCCCAATATTTTACGGATTGAGACCGCCGTGCTCGCCGGGGCAGCCGCGATTCTGGCCCGTTGCGAACCGGGTGACGATCAGCCGGTCCACTGA
- the truD gene encoding tRNA pseudouridine(13) synthase TruD, which produces MKLKRQPEDFQVEELPRVTLAPQGRFTYYKLTKRGLGTLEAIEAIRRHWNLPGRSVSYGGLKDRHAVTVQYLSIFDGPDVSLHQASLELEPLGKLERPYTPQDFTGNRFEIVLRDMTAEAAARAGTQLEALSRDGLPNYFDDQRFGSVGFSGEFIAEAWLKGDHERALRLAFAEPNPFDRPDTKARKATLRECWGDWAAAKAGLDRSSERSIVTYLVDHPTDFRGAFARLRRELRSLYFAAFQSHLWNLVLAGWIERNTRVEQRSPVDLKVGVFPFPVGLDEDQRKAIAAVPLPLPSSRNKPGDGPVDEITTDVLAAFGLTWTDMRVKHLKDVFFSKGSRDPLLVPENVKTEVFKDDLHRNKQAIRLAFELPKGSYATILVKRITEAAGSGS; this is translated from the coding sequence ATGAAACTGAAACGTCAGCCCGAAGATTTCCAGGTCGAAGAACTGCCGCGCGTCACGCTCGCGCCCCAAGGGCGGTTCACGTACTACAAACTAACCAAGCGCGGCCTGGGAACGCTTGAGGCGATCGAGGCGATCCGCCGGCACTGGAACCTCCCCGGACGGAGCGTCAGCTACGGCGGTCTCAAGGACCGCCACGCCGTCACGGTCCAGTACCTGTCGATCTTCGACGGCCCCGACGTCTCGCTGCACCAGGCGTCCCTGGAGCTGGAGCCGCTGGGGAAGCTCGAACGGCCGTACACGCCTCAAGACTTCACCGGCAACCGGTTCGAGATCGTGCTCCGCGACATGACCGCCGAGGCTGCGGCCCGAGCCGGGACGCAGCTTGAGGCGCTGTCGCGCGACGGCCTGCCCAACTACTTCGACGATCAGCGGTTCGGCTCCGTGGGGTTCTCGGGCGAGTTCATCGCCGAGGCCTGGTTGAAAGGCGACCACGAGCGCGCCCTGCGGCTGGCGTTCGCCGAGCCGAACCCGTTCGACCGCCCGGACACGAAGGCGCGCAAGGCCACCCTCCGCGAGTGCTGGGGCGACTGGGCGGCGGCCAAGGCGGGGCTCGACCGCTCGTCCGAGCGGAGCATCGTGACCTACCTCGTCGATCATCCGACCGACTTCCGAGGGGCTTTCGCCCGGCTCCGTCGCGAGCTGCGAAGCCTGTATTTCGCGGCCTTTCAGAGCCATCTGTGGAACCTGGTCCTGGCCGGCTGGATCGAGCGGAACACGCGCGTCGAACAGCGGTCGCCCGTCGATCTCAAGGTCGGCGTGTTTCCGTTCCCGGTCGGGCTCGACGAGGACCAACGGAAAGCGATCGCCGCCGTTCCGCTCCCGCTGCCGTCGTCGCGGAACAAACCAGGCGACGGGCCAGTGGACGAGATCACGACCGACGTCCTCGCCGCGTTCGGCCTGACGTGGACGGACATGCGGGTGAAGCATCTCAAGGACGTCTTCTTCTCGAAGGGCTCGCGCGATCCGCTGCTCGTTCCCGAGAACGTGAAGACCGAGGTCTTCAAGGACGATCTGCACCGCAACAAGCAGGCGATCCGGCTGGCGTTCGAGCTGCCGAAGGGGTCGTACGCCACGATCCTGGTCAAGCGGATCACCGAAGCGGCGGGGAGCGGGTCATGA
- a CDS encoding diacylglycerol kinase, whose translation MIDPTPPQHPIDPDPSAGEPKGRLPVPEFDERRLQLQLDDAPGITAQAGRRGTKDKFVAGVRGLKHAIRGDSSFFAHFYRGVMIAIVAGLLGVNQWSWCLLILAGSLVLLAEICHSAVDTLARAIGDPDEPRLTIAREIAAAGVLVVAFSSGAVTVIVLVWKLAQQLGWIP comes from the coding sequence ATGATCGACCCGACTCCTCCCCAACACCCGATCGACCCCGATCCCTCGGCCGGCGAGCCGAAGGGGAGGCTCCCGGTCCCCGAGTTCGACGAGCGACGGCTTCAGCTCCAGCTCGACGACGCACCGGGGATCACCGCCCAGGCCGGCCGCCGCGGCACGAAAGACAAGTTCGTCGCCGGCGTCCGCGGGCTCAAACACGCGATCCGGGGCGATTCCAGCTTCTTCGCCCACTTCTACCGCGGCGTCATGATCGCGATCGTCGCCGGCCTGCTGGGCGTGAACCAGTGGAGCTGGTGCCTGCTGATCCTCGCCGGCAGCCTCGTGCTCCTGGCCGAGATCTGCCACAGCGCCGTCGACACCCTGGCGCGCGCCATCGGCGATCCTGACGAGCCCCGGCTGACCATCGCCCGCGAGATCGCCGCCGCCGGCGTCCTGGTCGTCGCCTTCAGCTCCGGCGCCGTCACCGTGATCGTCCTCGTCTGGAAGCTCGCCCAGCAACTCGGCTGGATTCCCTAG
- a CDS encoding fused DSP-PTPase phosphatase/NAD kinase-like protein, translated as MFSLRWLRERGIIRARPSISRRQAVRAVVLSCMVVAALLQTGCRSSGVGLCSPCGFVGRTKTRIMETFRRGAPAAAGCCGSEIGSEVPMEYGAPIGVAPAVPLGAGTQVIQGGPVPSSDAPATDLRPLDDRPSAQPGPAPGRGSRSSTDSSVRKPPIGYDAQRPAGGLGRGDNLAHTLVSSPASTARSSQDAVRTSNKNAAIGDSDNVLDHLPPLDLPADVTGRGDSPPVAPAAVKPQAAASAPASAPAVSSANDHPGGRSAREAEAALAAAAPAAPAPDVATTSGDAIGIARFVAVDLKLAGGSGPSAVGLGWLVEKGYKTVLDLRDSSQTSPAFIGEAASRGLRYVAFPVKLDNLNREQLDRFSFELSLNDARPLYFFDDDGRRAGAMWYIRRILTDKVSPDIARREAEELGLNDAASWKLVQDAVDRQLAPRTSAPAAPAPAAPAAPATPPAAPAPAPKPATPPQAASPSAPPTPVADAMRKTESLVRASFAGDPDAWQPFAAMVLTGLTFPLAYFSRTVIPTMLAKTRASLPGPARRSKSLPPASGA; from the coding sequence ATGTTCAGCTTGAGATGGTTGCGCGAGCGCGGCATTATCCGCGCCCGGCCGTCGATAAGTCGCCGCCAGGCGGTGCGGGCGGTCGTCCTGTCGTGCATGGTGGTCGCCGCTCTGCTTCAGACCGGCTGCCGCTCGAGCGGCGTGGGCCTCTGTAGCCCCTGCGGCTTCGTCGGACGAACGAAGACCCGGATCATGGAGACGTTCCGACGAGGAGCGCCCGCCGCGGCGGGCTGCTGCGGGTCCGAGATCGGTTCCGAAGTCCCCATGGAGTACGGCGCGCCGATCGGCGTCGCCCCCGCCGTGCCGCTCGGCGCCGGCACCCAGGTTATCCAGGGCGGCCCGGTGCCGTCGAGCGACGCGCCGGCGACCGACCTCCGGCCGCTGGACGATCGTCCCAGCGCCCAACCCGGGCCCGCCCCGGGACGAGGCAGCCGAAGCTCGACCGATTCGAGCGTCCGCAAACCGCCCATCGGCTACGACGCCCAGCGTCCGGCCGGCGGCCTCGGTCGCGGCGACAATCTGGCCCACACGCTCGTCTCGTCTCCCGCGTCGACCGCCCGGTCGTCGCAGGACGCGGTCCGGACGAGCAACAAGAACGCGGCGATCGGCGACAGCGACAACGTCCTCGACCATCTGCCGCCCCTCGATCTTCCGGCGGACGTGACCGGACGGGGCGACAGCCCGCCGGTCGCCCCCGCCGCCGTCAAACCCCAGGCCGCGGCTTCGGCCCCGGCCTCGGCCCCGGCCGTCTCCTCGGCGAACGACCATCCCGGTGGTCGTTCGGCCCGGGAGGCCGAGGCGGCCCTCGCCGCCGCCGCGCCGGCGGCGCCGGCCCCGGACGTCGCGACGACCTCGGGCGACGCCATCGGCATCGCCCGGTTCGTCGCCGTCGACCTCAAGCTGGCGGGAGGCAGCGGCCCGTCGGCCGTCGGCCTCGGCTGGCTTGTTGAGAAAGGCTACAAGACCGTCCTCGACCTCCGCGACTCGTCGCAGACCAGCCCCGCGTTCATCGGCGAAGCCGCGAGCCGCGGGCTTCGCTACGTCGCGTTTCCGGTCAAGCTCGACAACCTGAACCGCGAACAGCTCGATCGCTTCTCGTTCGAACTCTCGCTCAACGACGCCCGGCCGCTTTACTTCTTCGACGACGACGGACGCCGCGCCGGCGCGATGTGGTACATCCGGCGCATCCTGACCGACAAGGTCAGCCCCGACATCGCGCGCCGCGAGGCCGAGGAACTGGGCCTGAACGACGCCGCCTCGTGGAAGCTCGTTCAGGACGCCGTCGACCGCCAGCTCGCGCCCCGGACCTCCGCTCCGGCGGCCCCGGCCCCGGCGGCCCCGGCCGCGCCGGCGACTCCGCCCGCCGCTCCGGCGCCCGCGCCCAAGCCGGCGACGCCGCCGCAAGCGGCCTCTCCGTCCGCCCCCCCCACGCCAGTCGCCGATGCGATGCGGAAGACCGAAAGCCTCGTCCGGGCCTCGTTCGCCGGCGATCCCGACGCCTGGCAGCCGTTCGCCGCGATGGTCCTGACGGGCCTCACGTTCCCGCTGGCGTATTTCAGTCGGACGGTGATTCCGACCATGCTCGCGAAGACTCGGGCCAGTCTCCCGGGACCGGCGCGACGATCGAAATCACTTCCCCCCGCGTCGGGTGCGTGA
- a CDS encoding AAA family ATPase, with the protein MWKRHWGLNREPFHDGGSPFVALPSHLEAVSRLAYTIESGQRLGVLRAEAGLGKSTVLVQAVAESRRAGRRIALAFHPFDAVGLWNELAGRLGAPAVASQGDRAASWRRLERAVQVCSLEGRRVVLAVDGAEALWDESNRPDLLRLAQLDGGSATVILAVRERDEPEPALPWALTIGLDRLTRSEVERYLAAKLAAAGCGDPLFTPPAIVRLHALSSGVPRGLDRLASLALMAAASRGLEAVSSEVVDGAARECQVPWS; encoded by the coding sequence ATGTGGAAACGACACTGGGGCCTGAATCGAGAACCCTTCCACGACGGCGGATCGCCGTTCGTCGCCCTGCCCTCGCACCTGGAGGCCGTCTCGCGGCTGGCCTACACGATCGAGTCGGGCCAGCGGCTCGGCGTGCTGCGAGCCGAGGCCGGGCTGGGAAAGTCGACGGTCCTGGTGCAGGCGGTCGCCGAAAGCCGCCGGGCCGGCCGCCGGATCGCCCTGGCCTTCCATCCTTTCGACGCCGTCGGGCTCTGGAACGAGCTGGCCGGCCGCCTCGGCGCGCCGGCCGTCGCGTCTCAAGGCGACCGTGCGGCGAGCTGGAGGAGGCTGGAGCGCGCCGTCCAGGTCTGCTCGCTCGAAGGCCGGCGCGTGGTGCTGGCCGTCGACGGCGCCGAGGCTTTGTGGGACGAGTCGAACCGGCCCGACTTGCTGCGGCTGGCGCAGCTTGACGGCGGGTCGGCGACCGTGATTCTGGCCGTCCGCGAGCGTGACGAGCCCGAGCCGGCGCTCCCCTGGGCGTTGACGATCGGCCTCGACCGCCTCACGCGATCCGAGGTCGAGCGTTACCTGGCCGCGAAGCTCGCCGCCGCGGGCTGCGGCGACCCGCTTTTCACCCCCCCGGCGATCGTCCGGCTGCACGCGCTCTCGTCGGGCGTCCCTCGGGGCCTCGATCGCCTGGCGTCGCTCGCCCTGATGGCCGCCGCGTCGCGCGGTCTCGAAGCCGTCTCGTCCGAGGTCGTCGACGGCGCGGCCCGCGAGTGCCAGGTTCCCTGGAGCTAG
- a CDS encoding ArnT family glycosyltransferase, with product MSPSEPLRPARISPSARSLAGLAAVVFAASLAFFAWDLRDAPFVDEYAYISQSYYADLFLDGKTNDRAWLDLPAYDLVPLPKYLIGLALRAEGFGRPGPAAARLWYNDTSSVFGTQSVLTSARVPSIVLGAIGCVAIFALGVMVRDVQVGLAAAFLLAVNPLYRLHAHRAMSEAPCETFLYLALVIAAWCWGRAFGPRDEAKPWLSIGLVAVGGAAGLSVLAKFNGLLALMTLAAWVVLGWSLPGRSWTAKLSFAVGSCLAVAVAWVVFLGLNPFMTARPPGPLQAEARQLAELSAWQRFRLLIDHRRTMSQGQQKAFPHNALTTLPERAKVVAAQGFGRFGPLGPATTDSTLRFDLGQDGGAFVWLPVCLAGLVGSIVLGLRQYRAGEAPLAWALATWALLALAVVTLYIPMAWDRYQLPIQAPFCLLAAIFLTASGEAIVKLVRPARTESRV from the coding sequence ATGTCTCCTTCAGAACCCTTACGACCCGCACGTATTTCGCCGTCGGCAAGGTCGCTGGCGGGTCTCGCCGCCGTCGTCTTCGCGGCGTCGCTGGCCTTTTTCGCGTGGGACCTCCGCGACGCCCCGTTCGTGGATGAATATGCGTATATCTCGCAGAGCTATTACGCCGACCTGTTCCTCGACGGCAAGACCAACGACCGCGCGTGGCTCGACCTGCCGGCGTACGACCTGGTTCCGCTTCCCAAGTATCTGATCGGCCTCGCCCTTCGCGCCGAGGGCTTTGGCAGGCCGGGGCCAGCGGCGGCCCGCCTCTGGTACAACGACACGTCGAGCGTGTTCGGAACCCAGAGCGTCTTGACGTCGGCCCGGGTTCCGTCGATCGTCCTCGGGGCGATCGGCTGCGTCGCGATCTTCGCCCTGGGCGTGATGGTTCGCGACGTGCAAGTCGGCCTCGCCGCCGCATTTCTGCTGGCCGTCAACCCGCTCTACCGGTTGCACGCCCACCGAGCGATGTCGGAAGCCCCGTGCGAGACGTTCTTGTACCTCGCGCTCGTGATCGCGGCGTGGTGCTGGGGCCGGGCGTTCGGACCTCGTGACGAGGCCAAGCCGTGGCTGTCGATCGGGTTGGTCGCGGTCGGAGGCGCCGCCGGGCTGTCCGTGCTGGCGAAGTTCAACGGGCTGCTGGCGCTCATGACGCTCGCCGCGTGGGTCGTGCTGGGATGGTCGTTGCCAGGCCGGTCGTGGACGGCGAAATTGAGCTTCGCGGTCGGCTCGTGTCTGGCCGTCGCCGTGGCCTGGGTCGTCTTCCTCGGGCTCAATCCGTTCATGACGGCCCGTCCGCCCGGCCCCTTGCAGGCCGAAGCGCGACAGCTCGCCGAGTTGAGCGCCTGGCAGCGGTTCCGGCTGCTGATCGACCACCGCCGCACGATGTCGCAGGGGCAGCAGAAGGCGTTCCCGCATAATGCGCTGACGACGTTGCCCGAGCGGGCGAAGGTCGTCGCCGCGCAGGGGTTCGGCCGCTTCGGCCCGCTCGGCCCGGCGACGACCGACTCGACGCTCCGGTTCGATCTCGGGCAAGACGGCGGCGCGTTCGTCTGGCTGCCGGTCTGCCTGGCGGGCCTGGTCGGTTCGATCGTCCTGGGCCTTCGCCAGTATCGCGCCGGCGAAGCGCCGCTCGCCTGGGCGCTGGCGACATGGGCGCTGCTGGCCCTCGCCGTGGTGACGCTCTACATTCCGATGGCCTGGGATCGATACCAGCTTCCGATCCAGGCGCCGTTCTGCTTGCTCGCGGCGATCTTCTTGACGGCGAGCGGCGAGGCGATCGTGAAACTGGTTCGGCCTGCCCGGACGGAGTCGAGGGTTTGA
- a CDS encoding Flp family type IVb pilin: MRALTLGLSRRDDGATAAEYAIMLALIIAVVITAIQAVGNTSSGVWANDVGKIQNAIQSR; encoded by the coding sequence ATGCGAGCACTGACGCTCGGCTTGTCGAGGCGGGACGACGGAGCGACCGCCGCGGAATACGCGATCATGCTGGCGCTGATCATCGCGGTGGTCATCACCGCGATTCAGGCCGTGGGCAACACCTCCTCGGGCGTCTGGGCGAACGACGTCGGCAAGATCCAGAACGCGATTCAGAGTCGTTGA
- a CDS encoding DUF6677 family protein: MSQQPIPLRDPLRAAFLAWLIPGLGHFYQGRKGKAWLYAICILSIYFVGFALGEGKIVYWRWVNPLSNPEKFSLYYIGQFFAGLPALPALIQGTIRHFRPDSNFLWGFMAEPPQNVINGLHARLGKLVDIGTIYTTAAGLLNVLAIYDAYEGPAYVDEAEVAETGSTAATAGVKVEGTV; the protein is encoded by the coding sequence ATGAGCCAGCAGCCGATTCCCCTCCGAGATCCGTTAAGAGCCGCGTTCCTCGCCTGGCTGATCCCGGGCCTCGGCCATTTTTATCAAGGCCGCAAGGGCAAGGCCTGGCTGTACGCGATCTGCATCCTGAGCATCTACTTCGTCGGCTTCGCCCTCGGGGAAGGCAAAATCGTCTACTGGCGATGGGTCAACCCGCTGAGCAATCCCGAGAAGTTCTCGCTGTATTACATCGGCCAGTTCTTCGCCGGCCTCCCCGCGCTCCCCGCGCTGATCCAGGGGACGATCCGCCACTTCAGGCCGGACTCGAACTTCCTGTGGGGATTCATGGCCGAGCCGCCGCAGAACGTGATCAACGGCCTGCACGCCCGGCTCGGCAAGCTGGTCGACATCGGCACGATCTACACGACCGCCGCCGGCCTGCTCAACGTGCTCGCCATCTACGACGCCTACGAAGGCCCCGCGTACGTCGATGAGGCCGAAGTCGCCGAAACCGGCTCGACGGCCGCGACGGCGGGCGTCAAGGTGGAGGGAACCGTCTGA
- a CDS encoding VOC family protein, producing the protein MAATVTSVFLYVKDVRRSLEFYNEVVGAEVLQMHAEEDNGPLTLAILRIGQFTLMLHPQEPHAEEFADTRLGVGIHLQLQVDDVDGFHQHCIDQGALISISGEPTDQDWGWREFALRDPDGFVWSIYQDNSGGQWTG; encoded by the coding sequence ATGGCGGCCACGGTCACGAGCGTCTTCTTGTACGTCAAAGACGTTCGCCGGTCGCTCGAGTTCTATAACGAGGTGGTCGGCGCCGAGGTGCTGCAAATGCACGCCGAGGAGGACAACGGGCCGCTCACCCTGGCGATCCTGCGGATCGGCCAATTCACGCTGATGCTCCATCCCCAGGAGCCGCACGCGGAGGAGTTCGCCGACACCCGGCTCGGCGTGGGAATCCACCTTCAGCTCCAGGTCGACGACGTCGACGGCTTCCACCAGCACTGCATCGACCAGGGAGCCTTAATCAGCATCTCGGGCGAGCCGACCGACCAGGACTGGGGATGGCGCGAGTTCGCCCTCCGCGATCCCGACGGCTTCGTCTGGTCGATCTACCAGGACAACTCGGGCGGTCAGTGGACCGGCTGA
- a CDS encoding RluA family pseudouridine synthase: MTPEILYEDNHCLVVNKPAGMLSQGDETGEPSLVTWTADYWRERYNKPGNVYVGLIHRLDQPTSGAVLLARTSKAAGRLAEQFRKGEIVKVYWAIVEGSMDEPEGEWVDYLEKDRDANRVRVVTDEGEGKVARASWKVLRVGPAVTKLELRPSTGRSHQLRVQLAGRGKPILGDRKYGASRMLRAEDGEYRIALHAHEISFTHPTRGEVISIVAPVPGDWPESSRAWSESPSD; this comes from the coding sequence ATGACTCCCGAGATCCTCTACGAAGACAACCACTGCCTGGTCGTGAACAAGCCGGCCGGCATGCTCTCGCAGGGCGACGAGACGGGCGAGCCGAGCCTCGTCACATGGACGGCCGACTACTGGAGAGAGCGCTACAACAAGCCCGGAAACGTGTACGTGGGGCTGATTCACCGTCTTGACCAGCCAACGTCGGGCGCGGTGTTGCTCGCGCGCACCAGCAAGGCGGCCGGCAGGCTGGCCGAGCAGTTTCGCAAGGGGGAGATCGTCAAGGTCTACTGGGCGATCGTCGAGGGAAGCATGGACGAGCCCGAGGGGGAGTGGGTCGACTACCTGGAGAAAGACCGTGATGCGAATCGGGTCCGGGTCGTGACCGACGAAGGCGAGGGGAAAGTGGCGAGGGCGTCGTGGAAGGTGCTTCGCGTCGGGCCGGCCGTGACGAAGCTGGAACTGCGGCCGTCGACGGGGAGGAGCCACCAGTTGCGGGTGCAACTCGCGGGACGGGGGAAGCCGATCCTGGGCGATCGGAAATACGGGGCGTCGCGGATGCTACGGGCCGAGGACGGCGAGTATCGCATCGCGCTTCATGCGCATGAGATCTCGTTCACGCACCCGACGCGGGGGGAAGTGATTTCGATCGTCGCGCCGGTCCCGGGAGACTGGCCCGAGTCTTCGCGAGCATGGTCGGAATCACCGTCCGACTGA